Below is a genomic region from Virgibacillus dokdonensis.
AAACACGGTAATATGTCTTCAGCAACCGTTCTTTATGTACTTTATTCATGGATGAAGGAAGCACGATATACAAATGAAAAAAGTGTGCTCTCTGCACTTGGTCCAGGGTTCAGTTCGGAATTGATTTTAATGGAGTGGATGTAGTAATGCCAATTTTTATGTGGATTATTTTGTCGGTGATTATAATACAGCGACTAGTAGAGCTGGCTATTGCACGTAGTAATGAGCAATGGATGAAACAAAGAGGAGCCATTGAAAAAGGAAAGAAACACTATAAATGGTTTATTATTATCCATACATTGTTTTTCTTGTCTCTCATTGCGGAAATTATTTTTCGTAATCAACAAAGCTTTTCCTTTAACTATGTTCTATTTGCTGCTTTTATAATTACCCAAATTGGCCGTATTTGGTGTATTACAACATTGGGTAGATTTTGGAACACCAAAATAATCATTGCACCGCAATTTGACGTTATTAAGCGAGGTCCATATAAATACGTAAAACATCCTAACTACATTATTGTTGGTGTAGAATTGTTTGTCATTCCTTTACTGTTTGGTGCGTGGTTTACAGCGATATTATTTCCAATTCTACATGTGTTATTATTATATGTACGCATTCCCGTAGAAGAAAAAGCTGTTTATGGGCATTAGATACACTTATAATTTCCTATAGTGCTTAAAATAAATAAAATGTTCCACTTATATGAAAGTGGAACATTTTATATAGTGAATATGAATGGATTTATTTAGGTTATGCTCAAAAGAGCGGCTTTTTACTAAAATTGTATAAAAGTTAGTCATGATTCATTTTTTTAGCTATATACATAAATGGCGTATCCATAATGGCTACAATAAACTTAATGATATAAGTAGTAATGAAAATTTCAA
It encodes:
- a CDS encoding isoprenylcysteine carboxyl methyltransferase family protein, whose product is MPIFMWIILSVIIIQRLVELAIARSNEQWMKQRGAIEKGKKHYKWFIIIHTLFFLSLIAEIIFRNQQSFSFNYVLFAAFIITQIGRIWCITTLGRFWNTKIIIAPQFDVIKRGPYKYVKHPNYIIVGVELFVIPLLFGAWFTAILFPILHVLLLYVRIPVEEKAVYGH